A window of Lagopus muta isolate bLagMut1 chromosome 14, bLagMut1 primary, whole genome shotgun sequence contains these coding sequences:
- the ITK gene encoding tyrosine-protein kinase ITK/TSK translates to MSRERTILCPVMNNCVLLEEQLIKKSQQKRRTSPSNFKVRFFVLTKSKLAYYEHRHGKKRTLKGSVELSRIKCVEIVKSDIIIPCQYKYPFQIVHDNYILYVFAPNRESRQRWVFTLKEETRSNNSLVSKYHPDFWIDGKWRCCAQTEKMAVGCVEYDPTKTASKKPLPPTPEDNWKSLLNTKETLVVAIYDYEAQNPQELTLRYNEEYHVIDSSEEHWWLIQDKNGHEGYVPSSYLAEKSPDNLQIYEWYNKNISRSKAEMLLRDEGREGAFMVRDSRQPGMYTVSVFTKALSTDNNPVIKHYHINETTDFPKRYYLAEKHIFDCIPELINYHQHNAGGLVTRLRYAVSSWKKKAPITAGLSYGKLVINPSELTHVQEIGSGQFGVVYLGYWLEKTKVAIKTIREGAMSEEDFIEEAKVLMKLSHPKLVQLYGVCFENTPICLVFEFMEHGCLSDYLRSQRGSFSKETLLGMCLDVCEGMAYLEQNSVIHRDLAARNCLVGESHVVKVSDFGMSRIVLDDQYTSSTGTKFPVKWSAPEVFSYSNYSTKSDVWSFGVLMWEVFSEGKMPYENRTNGEVVEEINAGFRLYKPKLASKSIYEVMSHCWSMRKEDRPSFSLLLYQLSEISEFDL, encoded by the exons ATGTCCAGGGAGAGGACCATTCTTTGCCCAGTCATGAATAACTGTGTGCTCCTGGAAGAGCAGCTGATCAAAAAATCCcagcagaagagaaggacttCACCCTCCAACTTTAAAGTGCGCTTCTTTGTCTTAACCAAATCTAAGCTGGCTTACTATGAACATCGCCATGGG aaaaaaaggacTTTGAAGGGTTCTGTGGAACTTTCCAGGATTAAATGTGTAGAAATTGTGAAAAGTGACATCATCATCCCCTGTCAATATAAATATCCCTTCCAG ATTGTCCATGATAACTACATCCTCTATGTGTTCGCACCCAACCGTGAGAGCCGGCAGAGATGGGTCTTTACACTGAAGGAAG AAACCAGGAGCAATAACAGTTTGGTCTCAAAGTATCATCCAGATTTCTGGATAGATGGCAAGTGGAGATGCTGTGCTCAGACAGAGAAGATGGCAGTTGGCTGTGTAGAGTATGACCCCACCAAAACTG CCTCAAAGAAGCCTCTTCCTCCAACTCCTGAAGATAACTGG AAATCACTGCTAAACACAAAGGAAACCTTAGTCGTGGCCATATACGACTATGAAGCCCAGAACCCGCAGGAGCTGACATTACGGTACAATGAGGAATATCATGTGATTGACAGCTCTGAGGAACATTGGTGGCTGATTCAAGATAAGAACGG GCATGAAGGCTATGTGCCAAGTAGCTACCTGGCGGAAAAATCACCCGATAACCTGCAAATATATGA atgGTACAATAAGAACAtcagcagaagcaaagcagaaatgctcCTCAGGGATGAG GGTAGAGAAGGTGCCTTCATGGTGAGAGATTCGAGGCAGCCTGGCATGTACACAGTCTCTGTTTTCACCAAAGCACTGAG TACGGATAACAACCCTGTAATAAAACATTACCACATCAATGAGACAACCGACTTTCCCAAGAGATACTATTTGGCAGAAAAACACATCTTTGACTGCATCCCTGAACTCATCAACTACCACCAGCACAATGCAGGAG GGCTTGTTACTCGTTTGCGGTACGCAGTGtcttcttggaagaaaaaggcCCCAATCACCGCAGGGCTGAGCTATG GAAAATTGGTCATTAATCCCTCTGAGCTCACCCATGTGCAGGAAATAGGCAGTGGTCAGTTTGGGGTGGTTTACCTTGGCTACTGGCTGGAGAAGACAAAAGTTGCCATAAAGACCATTCGTGAAGGAGCGATGTCTGAAGAGGATTTCATCGAGGAGGCTAAGGTCTTGAT GAAGCTGTCTCACCCCAAACTAGTTCAGCTTTATGGAGTGTGCTTTGAGAACACTCCCATATGCCTGGTGTTCGAGTTCATGGAGCATGGCTGCTTGTCTGACTACCTCAGGAGCCAGCGGGGCAGTTTTTCAAAGGAAACCCTCCTGGGAATGTGCCTAGACGTGTGCGAAGGAATGGCTTATCTGGAACAAAATTCTGTCATCCACAGAGACCTG gCTGCTAGGAACTGCCTGGTGGGGGAATCTCATGTGGTCAAAGTGTCTGACTTTGGGATGTCAAG gaTTGTTCTTGATGATCAGTATACCAGCTCCACGGGGACCAAGTTTCCGGTTAAATGGTCTGCCCCAGAGGTTTTCTCCTACAGTAACTACAGCACCAAATCAGATGTTTGGTCATTTG gaGTGCTGATGTGGGAGGTCTTCAGCGAAGGCAAAATGCCCTATGAGAATCGCACCAATGGAGAAGTGGTGGAAGAAATCAATGCAGGGTTTCGGCTCTACAAGCCCAAGTTGGCCTCCAAGTCTATTTATGAGGTGATGAGCCACTGCTGGAGCATG AGGAAAGAAGACCGCCCgtccttttctcttctgctttatcAGCTGAGTGAAATCTCTGAGTTTGATCTGTAA